The nucleotide window CGCCAGTGCCGGGTCGTCGGCACGTACTTCGGCCGTCCGCTCGATCCGGAGGTGGTCAGGAACGCGTAGGGCGCGCTGCGGGTGAGGACGTCGGCCTCGCCCGCCAACTGCCGTTCCACGTAGGGCCGTAACTCCTCGTAGGAGCGAATGGGCACCGCCCGCCGCCACTCGGCCGCCGTGGTCACCTTGGCCAGTTCGTGGTCGCGGCCGAACGCCGTGCCACGGGCCTGGTCCAGGAGATCACCCAGCACCTCCGCGACGACCGGGCGGGGGTCCCGGCACAGCGCCCGCTGCCGGGCCAGGGCTCTGATCGTCCGGGCCGCGAAGTCCTCACCGACCACGCCCCGTGCGGGCGCGGGCGCAACGTCGGGCAAAGCCATCGGTAACCCCCTTCGTCGTCCACCGCGGCCGGGCCGGATCAGGCCCGGTCACGGTGTGGTCCATGCGGTCATCCGGCGGCCCGGGGCCCACCGGTCACACAAGCCGCCTCACCGGCGCCGCGTCCGCGTCCCCGGTGGCGGCGAACGCCAGGGCCGCGGAGACGAAACGCGTCACGGTCTCGTCGGTCATCCACGCCATGTGCGGGGTGACCAGCACCCGGGGGTCGGTGCGCAACGGGTCGTCCGGCGGCAGCGGCTCGACGTCCGCCACGTCCAGGGCGGCGCCGCCGAGCAGACCGGCCGCCAGCCGACGGCGCAGCTCGGCCATGTCCACCAGGCCCGCCCGGGCGGTGTTCACCAGCAGCGCCTCACGGCCCAGCAGCGCCAGCCGTCCGGCGTCCAGCACCCCACGGGTGGCCGGTGCCTCCCGCAGATGAAGGCTGACCGCGTCCGCCGAGGCCAGCAGTTCCTCCAGCGGCAGGCGGCGCGCCTCGGCGTCGCGCGCCGTCTCCTTCCCCAGCGACGGCGACCACGCCGTCACCCGCATCCCGATGCCCCGTGCCAGCCGGGCGGTACGGGCGCCGATCCGTCCCCACCCCACGATCCCCAGCGTCTTCCCCGCCAACTCCCGCCCGGCGAACGGCATGTCGGAGGCGGCGCCCATGGCGCTGGGCACCCGGTGCGCCAGCATCAGCAGCAGGGTGAGGG belongs to Streptantibioticus cattleyicolor NRRL 8057 = DSM 46488 and includes:
- a CDS encoding NAD(P)-dependent oxidoreductase — protein: MGERVVMPECRGYPRLSELVRSCPGGAEAELFTDPCPTPEILGERIRGAGTVLHFFHAPPLPTAPLLAERPGRVVVAGPGAGLDLPALAGAGIEVYDTPGLAADSVAEFTLTLLLMLAHRVPSAMGAASDMPFAGRELAGKTLGIVGWGRIGARTARLARGIGMRVTAWSPSLGKETARDAEARRLPLEELLASADAVSLHLREAPATRGVLDAGRLALLGREALLVNTARAGLVDMAELRRRLAAGLLGGAALDVADVEPLPPDDPLRTDPRVLVTPHMAWMTDETVTRFVSAALAFAATGDADAAPVRRLV